The following are encoded together in the Vibrio splendidus genome:
- a CDS encoding MATE family efflux transporter, whose translation MPNADSTLNKRMGIVALTWPIFIEVLLRTALNTSDVFMLSGYSDKAVSAVGVISQISFFLIIVSTMVSSGTGILIAQYNGASRTQESAHVGVASIILAIITGVLLSIIAILGAEYFIPLYQLEAQVEQYAQEYLFISGALTFNVTIGVVLTTILRSHGYSKSPMVINMIAGVINIFGNYCALYQPFGLPVYGVQGVATATVISQVIGLLILIGVVRNKGIDLPMKQFKSVPKAIYQKIMKIGSMNAGEVLSYNMAQISITFFVVQMGTSSLAAFTYAQNIARLSFAFALAIGQGSQIQTGYYIGKGWIDEIANRVQRYFVVGFIASISITCVVYIFRFEILDLFTQDPEIIALTAALIAGSILLEGGRVFNLIFISCLKAAGDIKFPIKMGILSMWGIGVAMSYLLGVHWGYGVFGAWMAIAMDEWFRGLIMVRRWRAKKWTRFSL comes from the coding sequence ATGCCTAATGCTGATTCCACCCTAAATAAACGCATGGGAATCGTTGCGCTCACCTGGCCAATTTTTATCGAAGTTCTTCTAAGAACCGCACTCAACACCAGTGATGTATTCATGTTATCGGGGTACTCAGACAAAGCCGTGTCTGCCGTTGGTGTTATCTCTCAGATATCCTTTTTTCTGATCATCGTCTCAACCATGGTCAGCAGCGGTACAGGCATCCTAATCGCACAATACAACGGTGCCTCTCGCACTCAAGAGAGCGCTCATGTGGGCGTGGCGAGTATTATCTTGGCCATTATTACCGGTGTGTTACTCAGTATTATTGCGATTCTTGGTGCTGAATATTTTATTCCGCTCTACCAACTGGAAGCTCAAGTCGAACAGTACGCTCAAGAGTATCTGTTTATCAGTGGTGCTCTCACCTTTAATGTCACGATAGGTGTCGTTCTCACCACGATTCTACGCAGCCATGGCTATTCAAAATCACCGATGGTCATCAACATGATTGCAGGTGTGATCAACATCTTCGGCAACTACTGCGCACTTTACCAACCTTTCGGGTTGCCAGTGTACGGCGTACAAGGGGTTGCAACAGCGACAGTCATTAGCCAAGTGATCGGCTTATTGATCTTAATCGGTGTCGTAAGAAACAAAGGCATTGACCTACCGATGAAACAGTTCAAATCTGTGCCTAAAGCTATCTATCAAAAAATCATGAAGATCGGCTCTATGAATGCTGGAGAAGTACTCTCTTACAACATGGCGCAAATCAGTATTACCTTCTTTGTGGTTCAGATGGGAACGTCTTCATTGGCCGCATTTACTTACGCACAAAACATCGCACGTCTCTCTTTTGCCTTTGCCTTAGCCATCGGCCAAGGTAGCCAAATCCAAACGGGTTATTACATTGGTAAAGGTTGGATAGATGAGATAGCCAACCGTGTACAACGCTATTTTGTGGTTGGTTTCATCGCCTCTATCAGCATTACCTGCGTGGTCTATATTTTCCGATTCGAGATTTTGGATCTCTTCACTCAAGATCCAGAGATCATCGCACTGACTGCCGCACTCATCGCAGGCTCGATACTTTTAGAAGGTGGTCGCGTGTTTAATCTGATTTTCATTTCTTGCTTAAAAGCCGCAGGCGATATTAAGTTCCCGATCAAAATGGGCATTCTTAGCATGTGGGGCATTGGCGTTGCGATGAGCTATTTACTTGGTGTGCATTGGGGTTATGGCGTATTTGGTGCTTGGATGGCAATCGCGATGGACGAATGGTTCCGCGGATTGATTATGGTTCGTCGCTGGCGAGCGAAGAAATGGACTCGATTCTCTTTGTAG
- a CDS encoding DUF1330 domain-containing protein: protein MSYYSVLEVTPTTDAWVADYIEPATRLVTKYGGKYLARTASHENVEGNAEQPALRVIIEWPSKQAAVDFINDAEYAPHLAARTAGSVSHHALIEGKDDLA from the coding sequence ATGTCTTATTACTCAGTACTAGAAGTTACGCCAACCACTGACGCTTGGGTCGCTGATTACATCGAACCAGCAACCAGACTCGTCACAAAATATGGCGGTAAATATCTAGCTCGCACTGCTAGCCACGAAAACGTAGAAGGTAACGCTGAGCAGCCTGCATTGCGTGTCATCATTGAGTGGCCATCAAAGCAAGCTGCCGTTGATTTCATTAATGACGCGGAATATGCCCCACACTTAGCTGCACGCACTGCAGGTTCAGTTAGCCACCATGCGCTTATCGAAGGTAAAGACGACCTAGCGTAA
- a CDS encoding solute:sodium symporter family transporter: MSITVLLSFLLFTGFVVAFTYNKVKNDKNTSQDGFFLGGRSLTGGLIASSLILTNLSATSFVGMSAQAYTHNMSVMGWEVASGVTLVIIALMLVPRYLKQGITTIPDFLESRYDMSVKKFVTLLFLCQYVINILPTTLYAGAVVLGEIFDVQALLNISEFSSIALISATIGLLGFFYAIYGGLKAVVIADTINGVGLIVGGMMIPVFGLMVLGEGSFGAGLDILLYAAPEKLQSVGTDTDPLPFSTLFTGLLLVNLYYWGTDQSIIQRALGAKNLKEGQKGVILAGAIKVISPLFLIIPGIIAFHMFGADAGNPDTMYTRLVNEVLPKPLVGFFVAVMFGAILSTFNGVLNSSTTLFALNVYKPLFGQGKTDEELVGKGRIFGVVIAIISVCIAPFIMYAPEGLFQYLQMVAGFFSVPIFTIVFVGYISKRVPALAAKVALVVFVSSYAAMQLVFKTPIHFLHQLAILFVVCTALMFIIGYFMPREDDYVMPVNENIDVTPWKFRFEASAIILYMVLGAYVMFSDVGFVSDDPTIMQVYGVCGIVMLVGIFGRLAKRKKGIEAPV; this comes from the coding sequence ATGTCTATTACAGTTCTGCTGTCATTCTTGTTATTTACTGGTTTTGTTGTCGCGTTTACCTACAACAAAGTTAAAAATGACAAGAACACCTCACAAGACGGCTTCTTTCTCGGCGGAAGAAGCTTAACCGGTGGTTTGATTGCCAGCTCCCTAATTTTAACCAACTTAAGCGCGACTAGCTTTGTTGGTATGAGTGCACAAGCTTATACCCACAACATGAGTGTCATGGGGTGGGAAGTGGCCTCTGGTGTCACTTTAGTCATCATCGCTCTGATGCTGGTACCGCGTTACCTGAAGCAAGGGATAACGACGATTCCAGACTTCTTAGAGAGCCGTTACGACATGTCGGTGAAGAAGTTTGTGACGTTACTTTTCTTGTGCCAGTACGTCATCAATATCTTGCCAACCACACTTTATGCCGGTGCCGTTGTTTTAGGGGAGATCTTTGATGTTCAAGCTCTGCTAAATATTTCAGAGTTTAGTTCAATAGCCCTTATTTCGGCGACGATTGGTCTACTTGGCTTCTTTTACGCGATTTATGGCGGCCTAAAAGCGGTTGTGATTGCGGATACGATTAATGGCGTAGGCCTGATTGTTGGCGGCATGATGATCCCCGTGTTTGGTTTGATGGTGTTGGGCGAGGGCAGCTTTGGTGCTGGCTTGGATATTCTGCTTTATGCAGCGCCAGAGAAACTGCAATCGGTTGGTACAGATACTGATCCACTGCCGTTCTCAACCTTGTTTACAGGTCTTCTACTTGTGAACCTTTACTACTGGGGTACGGATCAATCAATCATCCAGCGTGCGTTGGGTGCTAAGAACTTAAAAGAAGGTCAGAAAGGGGTGATTCTTGCTGGTGCGATTAAGGTTATCTCTCCACTGTTCCTAATTATTCCAGGCATCATCGCATTCCACATGTTTGGTGCAGATGCCGGTAATCCAGACACTATGTACACGCGCTTGGTTAACGAAGTTTTGCCTAAGCCGTTGGTTGGCTTCTTTGTCGCGGTTATGTTTGGTGCCATCCTAAGTACATTTAATGGTGTGCTTAACAGTTCGACCACTCTATTTGCATTGAATGTCTACAAACCTTTGTTTGGCCAAGGTAAAACAGATGAAGAGCTGGTGGGTAAAGGCCGTATCTTTGGCGTTGTGATCGCGATTATCTCTGTGTGCATTGCACCGTTCATCATGTACGCACCAGAAGGTTTGTTCCAATACCTACAAATGGTAGCGGGCTTCTTCAGTGTGCCAATCTTCACTATCGTGTTTGTGGGTTACATCTCTAAACGTGTGCCAGCTCTAGCGGCTAAAGTGGCATTGGTGGTATTTGTAAGTTCATACGCTGCGATGCAGTTAGTGTTCAAAACACCTATTCACTTCTTACACCAATTGGCGATTCTGTTTGTTGTATGTACAGCGCTGATGTTCATCATTGGCTACTTTATGCCACGTGAAGATGATTACGTGATGCCTGTGAATGAAAATATCGATGTCACACCTTGGAAGTTCCGTTTCGAAGCTTCGGCTATCATTCTCTACATGGTATTAGGTGCTTACGTGATGTTCTCTGATGTTGGTTTTGTCTCGGATGATCCAACCATCATGCAGGTGTACGGTGTGTGCGGCATTGTAATGTTAGTCGGTATTTTTGGCCGATTAGCAAAGCGTAAGAAGGGCATTGAAGCTCCGGTTTAA